The Petrocella atlantisensis genome has a window encoding:
- the uvrB gene encoding excinuclease ABC subunit UvrB, producing MAKFDLVSDFQPTGDQPDAIEALVEGFKKHNKFETLLGVTGSGKTFTMANVIEKIGKPTLIMAHNKTLAAQLYSEFKEFFPHNAVEYFVSYYDYYQPEAYVAHTDTFIEKDSSINEEIDRLRHSATAALAERDDVIIIASVSCIYGLGSPIDYGKMVISLRKGMTKERDDMLKKLIEIQYDRNDMDFQRGTFRVRGDVVEVIPAAITDVALRIEFFGDEIDRLLEINVLTGEVLRELDHLLIFPASHYVIGEEKLNVAIEAIEKELVEVVKAFKEEDKLLEAQRIAQRTNFDIEMMKETGFCSGIENYSRHLTGLKEGEPPHTLIDYFPDDFLLMIDESHMSIPQIRGMYAGDQARKSTLVEYGFRLPSAKDNRPLNFTEFEKKINQVLFVSATPGPYEKEVQQSYAEQIIRPTGLLDPVVEIRPVKGQIDDLIHEVHKVTKEKGKVLVTTLTKKMSENLTDYMKEMGVKVRYLHSDIKTLERMEIIRDLRLDVFDVLIGINLLREGLDIPEVALVAIVDADKEGFLRSETALVQTIGRAARNAEGRVIMYADKLTRSMGLAIDETNRRRAIQKAYNDEHGITPESIIKAVRDIIRISKAAEEKGSYVLKKDPESMDRFELEVLITKLSKEMKTAAADLQFEKAALLRDELLMLKKQLQVRE from the coding sequence AAAAAATAGGAAAGCCTACATTGATTATGGCGCATAACAAAACACTAGCAGCCCAACTGTATAGTGAATTCAAAGAGTTTTTCCCACATAACGCAGTAGAGTATTTTGTTAGTTACTATGACTATTATCAACCGGAGGCTTATGTTGCACATACGGATACATTTATAGAAAAGGACAGTTCAATCAATGAAGAGATAGATAGGCTACGACATTCAGCAACTGCAGCTTTAGCTGAAAGAGACGATGTCATTATCATAGCCAGTGTTTCATGTATATACGGTCTTGGAAGTCCTATAGACTATGGGAAGATGGTTATATCACTTCGAAAAGGCATGACTAAAGAGAGAGATGACATGCTCAAGAAATTAATAGAAATCCAGTACGATCGAAACGATATGGACTTTCAGCGGGGCACATTTAGAGTTAGAGGTGATGTGGTTGAAGTTATTCCGGCTGCTATTACGGATGTTGCTTTACGCATTGAATTTTTTGGGGATGAGATTGACCGGTTGCTTGAAATTAATGTTTTAACAGGTGAAGTACTTAGGGAGTTAGACCATCTGCTGATTTTTCCGGCATCTCATTACGTTATTGGTGAGGAAAAACTTAACGTTGCCATTGAAGCTATTGAGAAAGAACTGGTTGAAGTGGTAAAAGCCTTTAAGGAAGAAGACAAGCTATTAGAAGCACAACGCATAGCTCAGAGAACTAATTTTGATATAGAAATGATGAAAGAAACTGGATTTTGTTCCGGTATAGAGAATTATTCAAGACACCTAACAGGCCTTAAAGAAGGTGAGCCACCACATACACTTATTGATTATTTCCCGGATGATTTTCTGTTGATGATTGATGAGTCTCATATGTCCATACCACAAATTCGAGGCATGTATGCAGGTGATCAAGCCAGAAAAAGCACCTTGGTAGAATACGGCTTTAGACTCCCATCTGCTAAAGATAATCGGCCACTCAATTTCACTGAATTTGAAAAGAAAATTAATCAAGTACTATTTGTTTCTGCTACACCTGGACCTTATGAAAAAGAAGTGCAACAATCTTATGCGGAGCAAATCATTCGCCCCACAGGCTTACTAGATCCTGTTGTAGAAATACGTCCTGTAAAAGGACAGATTGACGACTTAATTCATGAAGTACATAAAGTCACTAAAGAAAAAGGTAAGGTACTCGTAACCACTTTAACAAAAAAAATGTCTGAGAATCTAACGGATTATATGAAAGAAATGGGTGTAAAAGTAAGATACCTTCATAGTGATATAAAAACATTAGAACGTATGGAAATTATAAGAGATTTACGCTTAGATGTTTTTGATGTGCTCATTGGAATCAATTTGTTAAGAGAAGGTCTGGATATTCCGGAAGTAGCTTTGGTAGCTATTGTAGATGCGGATAAAGAAGGATTCCTAAGATCAGAGACCGCTTTGGTACAGACCATCGGACGTGCAGCTCGTAATGCCGAAGGTAGAGTTATCATGTACGCAGATAAGCTAACCCGTTCTATGGGACTGGCGATCGATGAGACTAACCGTAGGCGTGCGATACAAAAAGCATATAATGATGAACATGGTATTACACCTGAATCTATAATAAAGGCAGTCAGAGATATTATTAGAATATCGAAAGCAGCTGAAGAAAAAGGCAGTTACGTATTGAAAAAAGATCCTGAGTCCATGGATCGCTTTGAACTTGAAGTACTGATAACGAAGTTATCAAAAGAAATGAAAACGGCAGCAGCCGATCTTCAATTTGAAAAAGCAGCACTACTTAGAGATGAACTACTTATGTTAAAAAAGCAACTGCAAGTTAGAGAATAA
- the uvrA gene encoding excinuclease ABC subunit UvrA — protein sequence MSSQKIVIKGAREHNLKNVNLTIPRDKMIVFTGLSGSGKSSLAFDTLYAEGQRRYVESLSSYARQFLGQMEKPDVDSIEGLSPAISIDQKTTSRNPRSTVGTVTEIYDYFRLLFARIGIPYCPTCGKEIKKQTIDQIVDQILQMDEGKKIQLLAPVVRGKKGQHQKILDQARKSGYVRVLVDGNLYELSEDITLDKNKKHDIDVVVDRLVVKETIGKRLTDSIETVMHITGGSLRIDVIGEAAINFNQNFACPDGHISFDEIEPRMFSFNNPFGACPECHGLGFTMEFDKDLVIPDGSLSIDEGAIKAPGWSAASNEDSHVNSIFKALSLQYGFSLKIPFDDLDKNIQDIILYGTGNEKVHVIYAHNHGEGSYDTAFEGILNSLERRYKETTSEYMRQEYQSLMTNNECPSCHGARLRPTSLAVKLGNYNISEVTEMSINDVKEFMQNLPLTERQHMIGDQILKEIDARIKFLMDVGLDYLSLSRSAGTLSGGEAQRIRLATQIGSGLVGVVYILDEPSIGLHQRDNVRLLATLKHLRDLGNTLIVVEHDEDTMFEADCVVDIGPKAGVHGGEIVAIGTAEEIMAHKESITGAYLSGRRKIAVPKERRPVGGNWLTVKGASENNLKNIDISIPLGILTAVTGVSGSGKSSFINEILYKRLARDLNRAKMKPGRHDDIEGLEYLDKVIDIDQSPIGRTPRSNPATYTGLFDPIRDIFAKTVDAKMKGYQKGRFSFNVKGGRCEACRGDGINKIEMHFLPDIYVPCEVCHGKRYNRETLEIKYKGKNISEVLEMTVEDAIQFFEHIPKVRRKLDCLNDVGLSYIKLGQPSTTLSGGEAQRVKLATELSKRSTGKTVYILDEPTTGLHFADVHKLIKILQSLVESGNTVIVIEHNLDVIKTTDYVIDLGPEGGDRGGSIVAVGTPEEVAEVETSYTGQFLKKVFEKHRLRENDK from the coding sequence ATGTCAAGTCAGAAGATAGTTATTAAAGGTGCGCGTGAGCACAATTTGAAAAATGTGAATTTAACCATACCAAGAGACAAAATGATTGTTTTCACCGGACTAAGTGGCTCCGGTAAATCATCCCTAGCCTTTGATACACTGTATGCTGAAGGTCAGAGACGTTATGTAGAGTCTCTTTCATCTTACGCCAGACAATTTTTGGGTCAGATGGAAAAGCCGGATGTGGACAGTATAGAAGGATTATCACCCGCTATATCCATAGATCAAAAAACAACCAGTAGAAACCCTAGATCCACTGTAGGTACAGTGACAGAAATATATGATTATTTTAGATTGCTATTTGCACGTATAGGCATACCCTATTGTCCAACCTGTGGCAAAGAAATAAAAAAACAAACCATTGACCAAATTGTCGATCAAATACTACAGATGGATGAAGGCAAGAAAATCCAACTTTTAGCACCGGTTGTGCGAGGGAAAAAAGGTCAACATCAAAAAATCTTGGATCAAGCGAGAAAAAGCGGTTATGTTAGGGTGCTTGTTGACGGTAATCTGTACGAACTTTCAGAAGACATTACATTAGATAAGAACAAGAAACATGATATAGATGTGGTTGTCGATCGTTTGGTTGTCAAGGAGACAATCGGTAAACGATTAACAGATTCCATAGAGACGGTTATGCATATTACCGGAGGAAGTTTGCGTATTGATGTGATTGGCGAAGCAGCTATTAATTTTAATCAGAACTTTGCTTGTCCGGACGGACACATCAGCTTTGATGAGATTGAACCGAGAATGTTTTCTTTTAACAATCCATTTGGAGCTTGTCCGGAATGTCATGGTCTTGGGTTTACAATGGAGTTTGACAAAGACCTCGTTATACCGGATGGAAGTCTATCTATTGATGAAGGCGCCATTAAGGCACCTGGTTGGTCGGCGGCATCCAATGAAGACAGTCACGTTAACAGTATATTTAAGGCCTTATCTTTACAATATGGGTTTAGCTTAAAGATACCTTTTGATGACTTAGATAAAAATATCCAGGATATTATTTTATATGGTACCGGCAATGAGAAAGTACATGTTATTTATGCTCATAATCATGGAGAAGGTTCATATGATACAGCATTTGAAGGTATTCTTAACAGTTTGGAACGACGATATAAAGAAACAACTTCTGAATATATGCGTCAAGAATATCAAAGTCTTATGACGAATAATGAGTGCCCAAGTTGCCATGGTGCAAGACTTAGGCCGACTTCTTTGGCGGTTAAACTTGGGAATTATAACATATCTGAAGTAACAGAAATGTCAATCAACGATGTTAAAGAATTTATGCAGAACCTTCCTTTGACAGAACGACAACACATGATTGGCGACCAAATTCTAAAAGAAATAGATGCAAGAATTAAATTTCTAATGGATGTTGGTTTGGATTATCTTTCTTTGTCAAGATCAGCAGGGACTTTATCAGGTGGAGAAGCTCAACGTATTCGATTGGCAACTCAGATAGGATCTGGCCTTGTGGGTGTTGTCTATATCCTTGATGAGCCATCCATTGGTCTTCACCAACGCGACAATGTCAGGTTACTTGCTACACTAAAGCATTTAAGAGATCTTGGTAACACCCTCATTGTTGTTGAACATGATGAAGATACTATGTTTGAGGCTGATTGTGTCGTAGATATTGGGCCTAAAGCCGGAGTTCATGGTGGGGAGATTGTGGCTATTGGAACAGCCGAGGAAATTATGGCGCACAAAGAATCTATAACAGGTGCTTATTTAAGTGGAAGAAGAAAAATAGCGGTACCAAAGGAAAGACGTCCGGTAGGTGGTAATTGGCTTACCGTAAAAGGTGCATCAGAAAACAATCTGAAAAACATTGATATAAGTATACCTCTAGGCATATTAACAGCGGTAACAGGGGTCTCCGGCTCAGGAAAAAGCTCATTTATCAATGAAATACTCTATAAGCGATTAGCCAGAGACTTAAACAGAGCTAAGATGAAACCTGGTAGACATGATGATATAGAAGGGCTAGAATATCTAGATAAAGTGATTGATATTGATCAATCCCCTATAGGAAGAACACCCAGATCAAATCCAGCAACCTACACAGGATTATTTGATCCAATTAGGGATATCTTTGCAAAAACCGTTGATGCTAAAATGAAAGGTTATCAAAAAGGTAGGTTCAGTTTTAATGTAAAAGGTGGACGTTGCGAAGCCTGTCGTGGAGATGGCATCAATAAGATTGAAATGCATTTTCTTCCGGACATATATGTACCTTGTGAAGTATGTCACGGTAAAAGATACAATAGAGAAACACTAGAAATCAAATACAAAGGAAAAAACATTTCAGAAGTCTTAGAGATGACGGTTGAGGATGCGATACAATTCTTTGAGCATATACCAAAAGTTAGAAGAAAGTTGGATTGTTTGAATGATGTCGGATTATCTTATATTAAACTGGGGCAACCATCTACAACCCTATCAGGTGGAGAAGCACAAAGGGTGAAACTGGCAACTGAACTTAGCAAAAGAAGTACAGGTAAGACCGTCTATATTTTGGATGAACCGACGACAGGTTTACATTTTGCGGATGTTCATAAACTGATTAAAATCCTTCAATCATTAGTGGAATCCGGTAACACTGTCATTGTTATAGAGCATAATCTAGATGTGATTAAGACAACAGATTATGTGATTGATTTGGGACCGGAAGGTGGCGATCGAGGTGGAAGTATTGTTGCAGTTGGAACACCGGAAGAAGTTGCAGAGGTAGAGACCTCTTATACGGGACAATTCTTAAAAAAAGTTTTTGAAAAACATAGGCTGAGGGAAAATGATAAATAA